In Papaver somniferum cultivar HN1 chromosome 1, ASM357369v1, whole genome shotgun sequence, a genomic segment contains:
- the LOC113274143 gene encoding F-box/LRR-repeat protein At1g55660-like, whose product MEGTSTQTDYNDEDRFSRLHDSVIHYILSFNDTKCAVQTCVLSKRWIDVWKSLPFLNYNRSSFPNDKKHRFINFVDMVFLCHRQDYDIQRVNVCWENSGFDDLVTTNVNRWRVNAVHHNVQEISIVIDDYLHNLAYEIPYHLVHCQSLRKLEIRVSYIAGYVNIILPSSINLPRLKEMVLSGFSISNLELSGRLFSSCPVLETLDILGSDVTIDNGRNLIVDSPSLKRFAYSWSRRNLLPQNDINANIINLCAPNLEDFFCSFFFTVVFMECLWGNCWSILS is encoded by the coding sequence ATGGAAGGAACAAGTACCCAAACAGATTATAATGATGAAGATAGATTCAGTAGGTTACATGATAGCGTAATCCATTATATCTTGTCTTTTAATGATACTAAATGTGCAGTACAGACTTGTGTTCTGTCCAAAAGGTGGATTGATGTTTGGAAATCTCTACCATTTCTCAATTACAATAGGAGTTCATTCCCAAACGACAAAAAACATCGTTTCATAAATTTTGTAGACATGGTATTCCTTTGTCACCGCCAAGACTATGATATTCAGAGGGTTAATGTGTGTTGGGAAAACTCTGGATTTGATGATTTAGTGACAACAAATGTTAATAGATGGAGAGTTAATGCCGTTCACCATAATGTTCAAGAAATAAGTATAGTAATCGATGACTACTTGCATAATTTGGCATATGAAATTCCTTACCATCTCGTTCATTGTCAGTCACTGAGAAAGCTGGAAATTCGAGTATCTTATATTGCCGGATATGTCAATATTATTCTACCAAGTTCCATAAATTTACCTCGTCTTAAGGAAATGGTGTTATCTGGATTTTCAATCTCCAATCTAGAATTATCTGGAAGGCTCTTTTCGAGTTGTCCAGTTCTTGAAACATTGGACATACTTGGTTCTGATGTAACAATTGATAATGGAAGGAATTTGATTGTTGATTCTCCCAGCCTTAAGAGGTTTGCATACAGTTGGTCGCGTAGAAATCTCTTGCCTCAAAATGATATTAATGCTAACATTATCAACTTATGTGCTCCAAATCTGGAAGACTTCTTTTGCAGTTTCTTCTTCACAGTTGTGTTTATGGAGTGTCTATGGGGGAATTGTTGGTCAATTCTTTCATAG
- the LOC113321280 gene encoding putative dual specificity protein phosphatase DSP8, with protein MMSKERLEDWDELESELNGLEQDWEDLDDDCSEDQSGIGRKEEVSLCDVTDSKDCDAKRVLVGAGARILFYPTLMYNVVRNKIQPDEFHWWDQIDQFVLLGAVPFTTDVPRLKELGVQGVVTLNEPYETLVPSSLYHDHGIDHLVIPTRDYLFAPSFEDLCQAVDFIHKNVSSGKKTYVHCKAGRGRSTTVVLCYLAQYKQMTPVAAFEYVRSIRHRVLLASSQWQAVKDFYNVRVGKDTKPGGHFSSQDLKPVDFPAAIENIEGSTIVDGSIMLITDSDLDGYDSTCENFDRMNNAMSKLSKPWVRKKLGKEDKCSVEADKSGVVVAGIQAR; from the exons ATGATGAGTAAGGAGAGATTGGAAGATTGGGATGAATTGGAAAGTGAGTTGAATGGTTTGGAACAAGATTGGGAGGATTTAGATGATGATTGTAGTGAGGATCAGAGTGGAATTGGAAGAAAGGAGGAAGTGAGTTTATGTGATGTTACTGATTCAAAAGATTGTGATGCAAAAAGGGTTTTAGTTGGTGCTGGTGCTAGGATTTTGTTCTATCCAACTTTGATGTATAATGTTGTCAGGAATAAGATTCAACCTGATGAGTTTCATTGGTGGGATCAAATTGATCAG TTTGTATTGCTAGGTGCTGTGCCCTTCACTACTGATGTTCCTCGTCTGAAGGAATTAGGTGTTCAAGGAGTTGTCACTCTGAATGAGCCTTATGAGACTCTGGTTCCGTCATCACTTTATCAT GATCACGGTATTGATCATTTGGTGATTCCGACAAGAGACTACCTTTTTGCTCCATCTTTCGAAGATTTATGCCAAGCTGTAGACTTCATCCACA AGAATGTCTCAAGTGGGAAAAAGACCTATGTTCACTGCAAAGCTGGTAGGGGTCGTAGCACTACTGTTGTTCTCTGCTACCTGGCACAATACAAGCAGATGACACCTGTTGCTGCATTCGAGTATGTGAGATCGATCAGGCATAGGGTTCTCCTGGCTTCTTCCCAGTGGCAG GCTGTGAAGGACTTCTATAATGTAAGAGTTGGGAAAGATACCAAACCAGGCGGCCACTTCAGCAGCCAAGATTTGAAACCTGTTGATTTCCCAGCTGCTATCGAAAACATTGAGGGATCGACAATTGTTGATGGCTCAATCATGTTGATAACCGACTCGGATCTTGATGGGTATGACAGCACTTGTGAAAACTTTGATAGAATGAACAATGCCATGTCAAAACTTTCAAAACCATGGGTGAGAAAGAAACTTGGAAAGGAGGATAAGTGCTCTGTAGAGGCTGATAAGTCAGGAGTTGTTGTTGCAGGCATCCAAGCCCGTTAG
- the LOC113321289 gene encoding uncharacterized protein LOC113321289 isoform X1 encodes MDSQEMMKTIEPQEIHLVSTTTDDSEEYNLLLWALNHSSIVGLDAEWACSNETIKYTFPTVALLQIACRINDEYLEDGDSPNKILVFLVDLQEIIRLSSTLTSIYQLLKDLFVSPHVLKLGFSFKQDFTYLSSTFASHGCPPGFDKLAPFVDISTLYHEGQLQQKQPGEDVSKNLKGLATVCKEVIGVTLSKELQCSDWSFRPLTEDQKTYAAVDAQCLLEIFDVFEEKVLIEESSNFNASCIKTAPPRISLLNIIGRYGERIFLKHFDRKPKTPKQPPQPFSKKTRKKMQKLAAPHKIRKPFTSADTTKEAKLIEGCGHLQEAKLIESHSDLQGPPPGYSSLVILAPPGFGYLQGPPEDSSLITLSTPPQQLSKKLRKKKKMQNLAPSHEIVRPTTSATSNENAKLIQGFGGSQGPVPGDSSIIISCCDGGGDGCANAVMPQANVARSIPNRGGHCSTMDPVVCQLCGKPSHTASDCYKRFNKGFKPQKPRWIKKGRTQSACSQPPWAPVVSVTHPSSTVFECVI; translated from the exons ATGGATTCTCAAGAAATGATGAAAACAATAGAACCTCAAGAAATCCATTTAGTATCAACCACAACAGATGATTCAGAAGAATACAACTTATTACTCTGGGCATTAAATCATTCTTCAATAGTTGGTTTAGATGCTGAATGGGCATGTTCTAATGAAACCATAAAATATACTTTCCCAACTGTTGCTCTTCTTCAAATAGCTTGTAGAATCAATGATGAATACTTAGAGGATGGAGATTCACCGAACAAAATCTTGGTTTTCTTAGTTGATCTTCAAGAGATTATTAGACTTTCCTCTACCCTTACTTCAATTTAtcaacttcttaaggatttgttTGTATCACCTCATGTATTGAAACTTGGTTTTTCATTTAAACAAGATTTTACTTACTTGTCTTCTACTTTTGCATCTCATGGTTGCCCTCCTGGATTTGATAAG CTAGCACCATTCGTAGATATTTCAACTCTATATCATGAAGGCCAGCTACAACAGAAGCAACCAGGAGAAGATGTTTCTAAGAATTTGAAAGGCTTGGCAACTGTATGCAAAGAAGTGATTGGTGTTACTCTTTCCAAG GAACTTCAATGTAGCGACTGGTCATTCCGCCCTCTCACAGAAGATCAAAAAACATATGCTGCTGTGGATGCACAGTGCTTACTGGAAATCTTTGATGTTTTTGAGGAAAAGGTTCTTATAGAAG AATCCTCTAATTTCAACGCCTCATGCATAAAGACTGCTCCGCCAAGAATTTCTCTATTGAACATTATAGGAAGATACGGCGAAAGAATTTTTCTGAAGCATTTCGATAGAAAACCGAAAACCCCTAAACAACCACCTCAACCATTTAGTAAAAAAACTAGGAAGAAGATGCAAAAGTTAGCTGCACCGCATAAGATTCGCAAACCTTTCACCTCAGCGGATACAACTAAGGAAGCTAAACTCATTGAAGGTTGCGGTCATTTGCAAGAAGCTAAACTCATTGAAAGTCACAGTGATTTGCAAGGGCCTCCACCAGGATATTCTTCGTTAGTTATTCTTGCTCCACCAG GTTTTGGTTATTTGCAAGGTCCACCAGAGGATTCGTCATTGATTACTCTTAGTACTCCACCTCAGCAGTTGAGTAAGAAattaaggaaaaagaagaagatgcaaaACTTAGCTCCATCGCATGAGATTGTCAGACCTACCACCTCAGCAACTTCAAATGAGAATGCTAAACTGATTCAAGGTTTTGGTGGTTCACAAGGGCCTGTACCAGGGGATTCGTCAATAATTATTTCTTGTTGTGATGGTGGGGGTGATGGGTGTGCAAACGCTGTGATG CCTCAAGCTAATGTTGCTAGAAGTATTCCAAATCGTGGTGGTCACTGCTCCACCATGGACCCTGTAGTCTGCCAACTTTGTGGTAAGCCTTCTCATACCGCTTCTGATTGCTACAAACGCTTTAATAAGGGTTTCAAACCACAAAAACCGCGATGGATAAAGAAAGGGAGGACACAGTCTGCATGTTCTCAACCTCCTTGGGCACCCGTTGTGTCTGTCACACATCCTTCCTCTACTGTTTTTGAGTGTGTGATTTGA
- the LOC113321289 gene encoding uncharacterized protein LOC113321289 isoform X3 has translation MDSQEMMKTIEPQEIHLVSTTTDDSEEYNLLLWALNHSSIVGLDAEWACSNETIKYTFPTVALLQIACRINDEYLEDGDSPNKILVFLVDLQEIIRLSSTLTSIYQLLKDLFVSPHVLKLGFSFKQDFTYLSSTFASHGCPPGFDKLAPFVDISTLYHEGQLQQKQPGEDVSKNLKGLATVCKEVIGVTLSKELQCSDWSFRPLTEDQKTYAAVDAQCLLEIFDVFEEKVLIEESSNFNASCIKTAPPRISLLNIIGRYGERIFLKHFDRKPKTPKQPPQPFSKKTRKKMQKLAAPHKIRKPFTSADTTKEAKLIEGCGHLQEAKLIESHSDLQGPPPGYSSLVILAPPEDSSLITLSTPPQQLSKKLRKKKKMQNLAPSHEIVRPTTSATSNENAKLIQGFGGSQGPVPGDSSIIISCCDGGGDGCANAVMPQANVARSIPNRGGHCSTMDPVVCQLCGKPSHTASDCYKRFNKGFKPQKPRWIKKGRTQSACSQPPWAPVVSVTHPSSTVFECVI, from the exons ATGGATTCTCAAGAAATGATGAAAACAATAGAACCTCAAGAAATCCATTTAGTATCAACCACAACAGATGATTCAGAAGAATACAACTTATTACTCTGGGCATTAAATCATTCTTCAATAGTTGGTTTAGATGCTGAATGGGCATGTTCTAATGAAACCATAAAATATACTTTCCCAACTGTTGCTCTTCTTCAAATAGCTTGTAGAATCAATGATGAATACTTAGAGGATGGAGATTCACCGAACAAAATCTTGGTTTTCTTAGTTGATCTTCAAGAGATTATTAGACTTTCCTCTACCCTTACTTCAATTTAtcaacttcttaaggatttgttTGTATCACCTCATGTATTGAAACTTGGTTTTTCATTTAAACAAGATTTTACTTACTTGTCTTCTACTTTTGCATCTCATGGTTGCCCTCCTGGATTTGATAAG CTAGCACCATTCGTAGATATTTCAACTCTATATCATGAAGGCCAGCTACAACAGAAGCAACCAGGAGAAGATGTTTCTAAGAATTTGAAAGGCTTGGCAACTGTATGCAAAGAAGTGATTGGTGTTACTCTTTCCAAG GAACTTCAATGTAGCGACTGGTCATTCCGCCCTCTCACAGAAGATCAAAAAACATATGCTGCTGTGGATGCACAGTGCTTACTGGAAATCTTTGATGTTTTTGAGGAAAAGGTTCTTATAGAAG AATCCTCTAATTTCAACGCCTCATGCATAAAGACTGCTCCGCCAAGAATTTCTCTATTGAACATTATAGGAAGATACGGCGAAAGAATTTTTCTGAAGCATTTCGATAGAAAACCGAAAACCCCTAAACAACCACCTCAACCATTTAGTAAAAAAACTAGGAAGAAGATGCAAAAGTTAGCTGCACCGCATAAGATTCGCAAACCTTTCACCTCAGCGGATACAACTAAGGAAGCTAAACTCATTGAAGGTTGCGGTCATTTGCAAGAAGCTAAACTCATTGAAAGTCACAGTGATTTGCAAGGGCCTCCACCAGGATATTCTTCGTTAGTTATTCTTGCTCCACCAG AGGATTCGTCATTGATTACTCTTAGTACTCCACCTCAGCAGTTGAGTAAGAAattaaggaaaaagaagaagatgcaaaACTTAGCTCCATCGCATGAGATTGTCAGACCTACCACCTCAGCAACTTCAAATGAGAATGCTAAACTGATTCAAGGTTTTGGTGGTTCACAAGGGCCTGTACCAGGGGATTCGTCAATAATTATTTCTTGTTGTGATGGTGGGGGTGATGGGTGTGCAAACGCTGTGATG CCTCAAGCTAATGTTGCTAGAAGTATTCCAAATCGTGGTGGTCACTGCTCCACCATGGACCCTGTAGTCTGCCAACTTTGTGGTAAGCCTTCTCATACCGCTTCTGATTGCTACAAACGCTTTAATAAGGGTTTCAAACCACAAAAACCGCGATGGATAAAGAAAGGGAGGACACAGTCTGCATGTTCTCAACCTCCTTGGGCACCCGTTGTGTCTGTCACACATCCTTCCTCTACTGTTTTTGAGTGTGTGATTTGA
- the LOC113321289 gene encoding uncharacterized protein LOC113321289 isoform X2, protein MDSQEMMKTIEPQEIHLVSTTTDDSEEYNLLLWALNHSSIVGLDAEWACSNETIKYTFPTVALLQIACRINDEYLEDGDSPNKILVFLVDLQEIIRLSSTLTSIYQLLKDLFVSPHVLKLGFSFKQDFTYLSSTFASHGCPPGFDKLAPFVDISTLYHEGQLQQKQPGEDVSKNLKGLATVCKEVIGVTLSKELQCSDWSFRPLTEDQKTYAAVDAQCLLEIFDVFEEKVLIEESSNFNASCIKTAPPRISLLNIIGRYGERIFLKHFDRKPKTPKQPPQPFSKKTRKKMQKLAAPHKIRKPFTSADTTKEAKLIEGCGHLQEAKLIESHSDLQGPPPGYSSLVILAPPGPPEDSSLITLSTPPQQLSKKLRKKKKMQNLAPSHEIVRPTTSATSNENAKLIQGFGGSQGPVPGDSSIIISCCDGGGDGCANAVMPQANVARSIPNRGGHCSTMDPVVCQLCGKPSHTASDCYKRFNKGFKPQKPRWIKKGRTQSACSQPPWAPVVSVTHPSSTVFECVI, encoded by the exons ATGGATTCTCAAGAAATGATGAAAACAATAGAACCTCAAGAAATCCATTTAGTATCAACCACAACAGATGATTCAGAAGAATACAACTTATTACTCTGGGCATTAAATCATTCTTCAATAGTTGGTTTAGATGCTGAATGGGCATGTTCTAATGAAACCATAAAATATACTTTCCCAACTGTTGCTCTTCTTCAAATAGCTTGTAGAATCAATGATGAATACTTAGAGGATGGAGATTCACCGAACAAAATCTTGGTTTTCTTAGTTGATCTTCAAGAGATTATTAGACTTTCCTCTACCCTTACTTCAATTTAtcaacttcttaaggatttgttTGTATCACCTCATGTATTGAAACTTGGTTTTTCATTTAAACAAGATTTTACTTACTTGTCTTCTACTTTTGCATCTCATGGTTGCCCTCCTGGATTTGATAAG CTAGCACCATTCGTAGATATTTCAACTCTATATCATGAAGGCCAGCTACAACAGAAGCAACCAGGAGAAGATGTTTCTAAGAATTTGAAAGGCTTGGCAACTGTATGCAAAGAAGTGATTGGTGTTACTCTTTCCAAG GAACTTCAATGTAGCGACTGGTCATTCCGCCCTCTCACAGAAGATCAAAAAACATATGCTGCTGTGGATGCACAGTGCTTACTGGAAATCTTTGATGTTTTTGAGGAAAAGGTTCTTATAGAAG AATCCTCTAATTTCAACGCCTCATGCATAAAGACTGCTCCGCCAAGAATTTCTCTATTGAACATTATAGGAAGATACGGCGAAAGAATTTTTCTGAAGCATTTCGATAGAAAACCGAAAACCCCTAAACAACCACCTCAACCATTTAGTAAAAAAACTAGGAAGAAGATGCAAAAGTTAGCTGCACCGCATAAGATTCGCAAACCTTTCACCTCAGCGGATACAACTAAGGAAGCTAAACTCATTGAAGGTTGCGGTCATTTGCAAGAAGCTAAACTCATTGAAAGTCACAGTGATTTGCAAGGGCCTCCACCAGGATATTCTTCGTTAGTTATTCTTGCTCCACCAG GTCCACCAGAGGATTCGTCATTGATTACTCTTAGTACTCCACCTCAGCAGTTGAGTAAGAAattaaggaaaaagaagaagatgcaaaACTTAGCTCCATCGCATGAGATTGTCAGACCTACCACCTCAGCAACTTCAAATGAGAATGCTAAACTGATTCAAGGTTTTGGTGGTTCACAAGGGCCTGTACCAGGGGATTCGTCAATAATTATTTCTTGTTGTGATGGTGGGGGTGATGGGTGTGCAAACGCTGTGATG CCTCAAGCTAATGTTGCTAGAAGTATTCCAAATCGTGGTGGTCACTGCTCCACCATGGACCCTGTAGTCTGCCAACTTTGTGGTAAGCCTTCTCATACCGCTTCTGATTGCTACAAACGCTTTAATAAGGGTTTCAAACCACAAAAACCGCGATGGATAAAGAAAGGGAGGACACAGTCTGCATGTTCTCAACCTCCTTGGGCACCCGTTGTGTCTGTCACACATCCTTCCTCTACTGTTTTTGAGTGTGTGATTTGA
- the LOC113321319 gene encoding F-box/kelch-repeat protein At3g06240-like, with product MGLLYMVSHKMTSNKLEAEIYFSEQNDDDKFSSSNHEDERISSLGTLTKLDQRIIMPSTCYLRTFIVGSCKGLVCYASHIRKRTSERKVYICNPVTGEQIQLPVISKWVENPDTEQGIGFGYNPSSKEYKVVRIMSRMVYVYTLQGGVLSKHKFSIGNQALSLPSNVLPSVGVFARGALHWIESVETMIVTFDLENERFELLSGIPAELCDTNHVELMELGGNLCVLEVFPSKHVTIWESSFRETRRRFVSTWRTIFRLEWEDYSWFEPFGLNKGLLWYNVVLSCYDPVTKTLKKLDETLKKLMDDSMLSEYSTTRAIRHVNSLVSLTADMEETGGKKKQQKERGNKKRRAMA from the coding sequence ATGGGTTTACTTTACATGGTTTCACACAAAATGACGAGTAATAAACTGGAGGCAGAAATCTACTTTTCGGaacaaaatgatgatgataagtttagtAGCAGTAATCATGAGGATGAGCGAATAAGCAGTCTCGGAACACTTACAAAGTTAGATCAACGTATAATCATGCCATCGACATGCTACTTGAGAACTTTCATTGTTGGTTCTTGTAAGGGTTTAGTATGTTATGCCAGTCACATCCGTAAAAGGACATCTGAAAGGAAAGTCTATATTTGCAATCCCGTCACTGGAGAGCAAATTCAACTTCCGGTTATTAGCAAATGGGTCGAAAATCCTGACACAGAGCAGGGTATTGGATTCGGTTACAATCCTTCAAGCAAGGAGTACAAGGTCGTTAGAATTATGAGCAGAATGGTGTACGTGTATACCCTCCAGGGTGGTGTTTTGTCGAAACACAAGTTTAGTATAGGAAACCAAGCCTTGTCCCTCCCTAGTAATGTTCTACCGTCAGTGGGTGTTTTTGCAAGAGGAGCTCTTCACTGGATAGAGAGTGTAGAAACTATGATTGTCACTTTTGATTTGGAAAATGAGAGGTTTGAGTTGCTCTCAGGAATACCTGCGGAACTCTGTGACACTAACCATGTTGAACTCATGGAATTGGGAGGGAATTTGTGTGTTCTAGAAGTGTTTCCGAGCAAGCATGTTACGATATGGGAGTCGAGTTTTAGGGAGACGCGTCGCAGGTTTGTTTCCACTTGGCGTACGATTTTTAGACTAGAATGGGAAGACTACAGCTGGTTTGAGCCATTCGGGCTCAACAAAGGTTTGTTGTGGTACAATGTTGTTCTCTCCTGCTATGACCCTGtaacaaaaactttgaaaaagcTTGATGAGACTTTGAAGAAACTCATGGATGATTCCATGCTGTCAGAATATTCCACCACTCGAGCAATCCGTCACGTCAATAGCCTTGTTTCGTTGACAGCAGACATGGAGGAAACAGGTGGAAAGAAAAAACAGCAGAAGGAAAGAGGAAACAAGAAAAGAAGAGCTATGGCCTGA